TAATGTGTTTTCACAAACAGGTGTATTTATTTAAATCACATTTACAGTCTTCATGTGAATGTGTACCTGCTATGTGTATTAATATACGACGATTATGAGTACAGCTCCAggattaacaaaaaaatatgccaataaaattgaattacaaatattttgctatatatagaCGTCCTTCACATATTTATCATGCAATATTATTGAGCTGGTATAAGCCGGgaaaatgttgtataaactACACATACGTAGGATCGATCACGAAATACAGGTGAATAGGGTATCTCAGTAAGGTAAAATATCAGTATCGAgctacacatttttttttattattgtgcTGTACATCTTAGTGATTTggaataatacatttatttccgATATTTTGTTTAACCCGGATCAATACAAAGTTTTTATCTCAGGTTTTCAGCTTAGGACtcgatttttttaaatttcaatttgttttacaaCTAACGTTGCATATAACAATAGGAGTGGAAGTCAGGGCgggtatatatgtgtgtgaggTCATGTCACATTTGTGATTTGCTCAGCAATGCATACTTCTGCTCAACTCTGGCTGCAGTACTCTACAATGCAGGCTAAAGTATTTGTGTAGGTGTAAGTTTATACACGTATTTACATACATGCTTGCCACTGGCGGCATATTATACTCTAATCTTTATTGTATTCGACTATCATTCGCAACAGTATTACTGACTTACACATTCAGATGAGATTTAGTGGAAATTAACAAAGCAGACTATATACTTTGTTTATCTACAGTTAAATCAAGGTTTTTACCAAGATTTATGATTTTCGTCGtcatttattaaatatatttaagtcTTCTCGTGGTTTAATAGTGTTTAGTTCAGATTCGGATACTAATTATCTACCTGACGATACAGGTTTTTACTGGTGCCTTGGTTTTCTCCTTTATCAATTAAGACATCATTTTGCGCTTCAAGTTAAAACATGTAGATAAAGATATGTTTATGAGTATATCAgtattcatttatttcaaatatgtttGCAATTTCCGCTTTTCAGACCTTTGATAATCTTGTCAGTATATGGATGCCCAGTCGGTTTGGCAGTCTTGAATTTGGAATAGCCTACTTTTTCTGAAACACACGAATGGATTATAAAGACGGTATGTATGCTCGCAAAAATCGGTGCCCAGTGTatctgatatttttatatacagtttCAATAAACAAAGTTGCATTTTGATTGCATCACACTGCACCAAGTTTAAACAAGAGGCTACTGGCCACGTAGTCCTCTTGGTATGGTGTTATCattcaatatattgttataaatcagAACATCAAAACTTATAAAACTTTCGTACTTTGGTCACCaaatcataaaatcataaaaggTACTGTCAACATCCAAACACCCCCTGCTtgaccacaggcgtctgcttctggttagtaataatagaaaaaaaaattaaaccctATTCAtaatatatcaacaaggtgtaacacttgaagatctacgatgcatcgactgtaGAACGGAAGTAGActtgattggtcgacaattatagttagtattgtttattGAGTTGGTAACCAATCATATCCCCCCCTGTACACCACTAAAATATACAGATTAattccgttccacagtcgatgcattgTCGGCTATCACGATCGCTTTTGATCCATCTTCttatctttaaatcattgtcataCGACTAAAGAATAACATAGTGATCTTTAAGGATTCTAAATCAATGTTCGTTACTGAAGTTTTCCGGTTTCTCGAGTGTCACACCTttttgatatagtaggagtatttttttctattaatacttaCCAGAAGCGTACGCCTGTGCCCTGACCACCTAAAAACATATTAACCTAAATTACTTACTTTTTtcttatattaaaataattccaGTTGATATCGAAAACAAATTGATTGTTAtcaacacaacaacaacacaatacCTATTATCTGGCATCACAACATACAGCCATGAATGCACAGTTAGGATAAAAACTGTTTACAAGGTGCAAAGCAGCAGATATTTCGACCGATGGCTAAAGTTCTCGGGGGCTATAAAGAAggatatacaattttattttgacagaaATAAGGCTCTAAATAAAAAAACTGTTATAAAACGATCATATTGCTTTACAAGATATGTACATACTTGTATCCATAGGTGACGCTCATGCCGCTGCTATCCAGGGCAACCTCGTCCAAGTTAAGAAACTGGATGAATCCGGTTATCTATGGGACAAACAGGATAAATTTGGTGATACACCTCTAATGGAGAGCATTATGTATGGTCATCGAAATGTGGCTGGATTTCTCATAGACAAGGTATCACCAGCTACTATGGAGATGAAAGATAGAAATAACTGGAACGCTCTTCATCTCATGGCAAAATATGGACGTCCTTGGCGAGGTATTTGGAACAGGATTGTAGAGAATGCTCCACAGTGTTTAGTTCAGAAGGACACGGAAGGTCGAACCCCGATAGAATTACTTCAGCTGTTATCTTCGAAGAGCGAAGGCCATGCATTACTTAAAACAGTACTGGAAGAAGGTATTGTTTCTATTGATGTTTAGATATATTCGTTAACCATTATGTGTGGAGTTGTTCATCATGGATTTTTCAATTCTATTCTGGTTCATGCACTTTCAGGAATACTCAAACAGTCGTAGGTCATCTCAAAGGCTGAGATGTCCAAGGTACTATCGAACATGTGAAACATGTGAAGTATTTAATTCATTGGACAGACGTAGCAGACATTCATTTTTCCTTTGTTGTTGCTATttccatgtatatattttgtgcTGAGATTGATTCTATACTCGAAAAAGCAAACAGTATAATCCTTGACAAGGGAAACTGATGTTATGGCGCTGTTCGTAACtaaataattctttttaatattttgtgttGAGTAGTTTCTCACGACGTATAAATCAACTTCTGTAAGTAACCATATACATACCAGCTgtaataaattttctttaaaggTGATTTGTATATCTGCGAGTCGGGGAATGGATGAGGGTCTGGCCGATTTATCTCGATATCGGGGACTTGAATATGTTTGATACAGAACATGATATGCAAACAATAATAAGAacattcaaaaacatttttttttattaaatattactTTATTTCGAGaaatttttcggcatagccgtataatattcttttggccccggatatgacgcgacaggtcaagatgaagtatatgattggtcaatgtagcggtaaatgtaaaatgcagatatgcagttaaaaacgaaacaaaattaagactgaatgcaagctgaataagtggatgtatcttttcaaatgacatatgaaaaaaattcttcctgattcaaatgcagtcttatcaTCACCAAAAaagattcaaactgatataattttgttatccttgctgaaacgcattagttcgttaatttatttcactagcagttttacattataaccaccagcatcaaaactatgccgtttatctttttaaagatatttattgtttattgttgacaaTAGATTTCACAGTGTCTATTTCAATCAACCTTGATATCTATCGCACAGACCTCTTTTTGATCGGACATCGTGCGCACATTCGCATGTATGATACAATCGCTAAATACATTTAGCTCATATCTGTAGCTGTTGAAACATTTTGAGCTACCTGTCCGCATGCATGCTAGCTTTTCAGTGTTCATTCAACATGAAAACCTTTGTAAACATTTACATGTTCGATGACCTATGACTGATTTCGAAAACAAAaaagataaattatataaaaaattaattgtaaaaaatGACCATATCGATTTATAATCCGTATGTAAACTCCTATCCTTAGATGCTGCTCATGCTGCTGCTGTCCAGGGCAACCTCATTCAAGTTAAGAAACTGGAGGAATCTGGCTATCCGTTGGACAAACAGGATAAATTTGGAGAAACACCTCTAATGGAGAGCATTATGTATGGTCATCGAAATGTGGCCGGATTTCTCATAGACAAGGTATCACCAGCTTCTACAGAGATACAAAACACAAGAAATAATTGGAACGCTCTTCATCTCATGGCAAAATATGGACGTCCTTGGCGAGGTATTTGGAACAGGATTGTAGAGAATGCTCCACAGTGTTTAGTTCAAAAAGACACGGAAGGTCGAACCCCGACAGACTTACTTCAGCTGTTGTCTTCGAAGAGCGAAGGTCATGCTTCACTTAAATCAATACTGGACGAAGGTAATTTATTctattgatatttaaatataatctTTAACCAATTTGTGTAGAGTCTgttcacattttgttttattcgaAATAGGTTCGTGTAACTAGGTTAGACCTTGATAATATATTtggtgtatagacagacgaggcgagtacctgtggtATTAAGTCAATTACAACATACaaacacaatgtatataatcTTAGTCTGCAAATCGTTTCGCACACTTTGACATTCCTATATTTTTATTAACCATGATATTTATCACACCACTTCAGATTATATAACCAGCCGTGCCAAAGATTTGGTGATAAATGGGGACTTAGAAGAGGTTAAACAGCTTTACAGTGATGGATATCCGCTAAAGACGCAAAACCTTGTAGGGCAGACTTCTCTCATGCTTGCAATAAAGCACAGAAGGGAAGATATTGCTAAATTCTTGGCAAAAATCATTCCTGAAAGTGATGTCAGCATCGAAGACAATAGAAGTAGAAATGCTCTTCATTACCTGGCGATGTTGGAGCGTCCTTGGAAGGAGGTCTGGCAGATACTTTCACAGAAATGTCCTCAACTTCTGTATAAAAATGATGAAGCTAAGATGAGCCCGATGGAATTGGTGATTATGATGCAGCACAAAAGCAGTGAACACAAAAGCTTGTACGAATACGTCATGAAGAATGGTATATTTGGTTTccttttatttatatcttaattaaaatCTTTTCATATAGAGGATAAAATCGCATTGAGTATGTGTcataaacattttgtaattattcaatattcttgcttattgattttgaaataatctAAACAAGTAAATTTGACAGCATCCAAGTGCGTCGAAACTGATTCCAAATGCTTTTTACAGACCTCCCACGCTTTGTCAGAGAATTAGACGAAGAGGCCATAAGAAGTTATCTAGGTGGATTGGAGGAACATGCAGAAGAAACCAGAAACATCAAAATGATGTTCATTGGCCATGCAATGGTGGGGAAAACTTGTCTAGTGAAACAGCTTTTCGGGGAACATATTGATCTCCAGAGTCACCACTCAACCAATGTTGCGGAACTTCATCTCCGAAGACTTTTACTGGATATGCTCACACTGGAGAGAATAACAGGCACTTCAGCGAAAGACATTGTACTTGAACGACTTCGCATGGTTAGCAGTAAAATCAAAGAAGATAACCGAAGGATTGAACCAGTATCAGGACTGATAAAAGAATGTAAGAACGGTTACATATTGTAAGgactacaatgtaatatatcgAGAAATGGAAAAATAAGTGTTTTGCAAAGTAACTTTTGAAAATTGTTCATTTTATCGTCTTAAGATACGAATAGCTAATTCCATAGAACAATTTccaagttaatttttttttcacttttttaatCGAAAATGTTTCGTTTCCTTTGTTTTTCAGAGACTTGTGATgctaaaatcatttaattttgttatttatttatttcatgacaATTCCTTTGTGTGCTGTTTTCCTATCAATTCGCTGTTTTGagtatttattttgttacagGTGATACGACAGATCCACCGATAATGCCTGTACATAGGGAAGGTAATCCATCGCAGTCTAATTGGGGAAATAAAACTGTTTTGaagtctttctttcttttctatGAGTAAAGAGATTCTATTCGGGCTGTAGCATTCTTCTGAAAAGGTTCCAGAATATAGAGGGAGTCACAATTGATTTTTATaaccgatttttttttctgattttgcTACATATATGAATCATCCTTAGATAAAAAAACGACCTGTTAGTTGAAGGAAAATTTTACTGTTTTGCGTGCAACTCAGAGAAGAGGCGGCtctgaaaatgaaatgaaagaagtTTCTGTTAAATAGCTTAAATGATGGTTCCTTTATATGCCTTTTCTCTGATGATTGAAAATCAAGGAGAGCGATGCATGCTATCTGGCCTCTTGTGCTAATGAAAGGTCTATCCTTGTAGGTAAACAAGCGGGTCCCAAAGAGGGACAAGAACAATGtctttaaaacattattttgctGTATGGCATTTGATCAAATTTTGCTGGCATAATTCTTGTACAAAATGAACCAAAAATGGATTAATTTATCTGCCAAAAGGCAGAGAAGCGGCTTAAATAAATGTAGTATACTTCTGTCATATGCCTTATTCAGTTTATTACGTGTTAATCGAGGTCGTCCGGTTGGGAGCCTCTTTGAACCATTCCGCACTAATTCAgcattaaaattcatcaaaaatacATTATGAAAGTTTAACTCCTTTTGGAAGATACTTCAAAGGCATTAAAATGTTGTTGGAAACACGTTATTATACAGTTTATTCCTTTAACAGAACATAGACTTGTTTAGTGTTATTCTGGAGGTTTTAGGAAATTTTGCTTTGCTTTATTTATGGCATGTTAACTTGCACTCACCGTTTGATTTCAGATACCGATGTCTCGCATGATGCATTAATCTTGGAAACTGACTTCGTGAGATCACAATCAAAGTCAGGACTTCCCACTGCAAAACTAACCCAACAACAGAAAGAGGTGATAAACTTGGTGCTGCATCAGGAGGTCAATGATCTGTACGAGTCAAAGGCGTTCGTCACAATGTATGACTTCGGGGGAGAAGACGTCTTTTACAATACTCATCACTCCCTCATGACAAGTGACAGCATCTACCTACTGGTGTTCAACGCTGCGGCATGCCTCAAAGAAGATGGAGAAAATGAAGGTCTAGGTATGTTACGTGTATTAGAAAAGGCTAAATGTTTTAAAGTGTTATTACAAATCTAAGCGTCACTTATGAGTTTATCAGATAAAATGTGTTAAGGATTTGTCTAAAATGTGACAATTTGATATCCATCACCGACATTTGGTGGCTGGTTATGggtataaaataaaaagatatgtTGCGATCGAACACAACAACAATTACATATGACGTCCGTTTCAATCCGTCATATTAACGTTATGAGCAAAAACATTTTGTGGATAATTCTCATTTTGAAAGgattttatgtacatgtgtggGATTGCATAATGCACCATAAACATATTGCATATCGAGCATACAATATTCTCACAAACGAATCATACAGTATCTTGCGCGCTGTTGTCCAAAAATATCACACACCAGCACAATTGTTTCATCTGTGATACGGACTTAAATTTCAACGAAAAACTCATATACTTATGATTAAACAGAAACCATCGAAGTTCCAATGTTGATCGATGATGtgaaaattcatttttaattcCATAGTTATCAAAACATAACTTTACTATCTAATGAGCAGTTTTCTCAGCTCGGCGAGTGGCAAGAAAAACActttgtataataaaaaaaatacccgTATACGGGTACATAGGTAAACACCTGTGAGTTAAAACATCACCAAACTTTATATGATCCCATAGAATACTACTTGTtaaaaaacaatagaaaatgaaagtaatCTAAAAGGAATATATACGATAGTATCTGATTTGAGAGAACAAAAAAGCATACATTTAATGTTTACTGATGAATAAATAATGTTGTTTTACGCAAAGACTGGTCAGGCGTGGCAATTTATAATCGGGACCTATAGGTACAATGGCTTATACGTTCTGTACACGAAAATGACAACCAGAATTTATAAGacaaatatacatttctatTTAGTTTCATTTCATATCAAGAGAAAGAACACCATTAACCCTAGAGCATTCACCACGGTAGAATCTATCACGCGCACAAATATACAATAGTCCCCGACCTCCTCCCTGCATATCCACCCATGTTTTCTATCACCCGGATATCGCATGCACAATGTGGTACGATAGAATCCCAAAACCGTTAATAGTTAAAGACATATACTTTCGTCTACCGCATCATAGGATGGAACAGTCGTACTTCCAGAAATTTGATCTACCAGACAACGAcattttagaaatatatttttaggAATATGAACATGCCAGGAGGTATCTTTGTTTACAGAAAGTATAGTGAAGTGGTTACAGTCGATAGCGACATATGCAGTGGATGTCGAGGAGAGCAAGAAAGGAACACCGCCAGTGTTGATGATAGGTTCCCATATGGATCTGATAGAGGGGCCGGTAAGTTATACTTTTACATAGTTTCATACAACTAAAGGATTCAACGACGTTATTACaacataaatattgtttaaacataGAACGTTAAAAATCTGTTTACGGgttttcatgttttaatatgCGACTTAAAATGGTTGACAGGAGGtgataaaaaaggaaaaactaGCGAAGTTCTTGGATAAACTTAAGTCTGTCCCGGGCATTCCGGAAATAATGGAAAAGCATATCAAAGGATTTTTTCCGATCTCTCACCTATACGACAGCAGCAAAAATAAAGATGTCTTCCTGAAGATGTGGAAAACCATAGCAGAGATTGCTCCACTGCAATCACAATGGAAGAAACGAATTCCAGGCAAATGGATTGCCCTCGAATTCGAGTTACTACAAAAGAAGGAGTCGGGAGTGAAAGTCATGACCATTGAAGAGTTAATGGAGATGAACAAAGAGTTGACGCTGCCACTAGATGGCGTTGGAAACTTGAAGCTATTTTTGAGGTAAATGTTTCCTACAATATCGTTGATAGGATGTAATAAATGCATTACCGTTCTTGTTCTGTGTTAAagatttgatatcaatttaaaaattaCAACAATTTCAGTCTAGTTACATGGACCTGTAACGGTACAATCATACCAAAAGGCAACacatgacatacatgtacaaataggTGCCTTATAAGGTGACATGTGCAGATATTTAGTTAAAATGTCGTGAAGACATGGCAAAATTTGCATATCACGGTATTGTTTTCAGATGACGAAAATAAGCTAAATAAGCACAAACAACCTCATTAAATCTCAGCACAgatgtttttgggttttttttttgtttcaatacAGGTATCTCCATCTGACTGGGTTCATGCTCTGTTTTGATCTGGAAAGTGACAATCCCATCATTGTTTTGAACCCACAGTGGGTTATTGACGCCTTCAAGTACCTGATAACTGCAATCAAGTTTGTCTGCGGACTCACCGATGCCGAAAGGACTCTTTGGAAAGAGTTTGAGGAGACGGGGCGGTTACCGGTGGAGGTTTTAAAAATGCTGTGGGGAAAACATCCTGATTCTAAATTCCTAGATCATATGTATGTTCTAGTAGCTGTCATGGAGAGACTGGGACTTCTGGTGAAGCCGCTGCCGAATGACAAAGATGACAAGGTGAACTACTACGTTGTCCCAGGTATGTTGAAGATAGCTGGAGATGAGGAGACAAAGCTCATGGAAAACATAGTATCCGAATCTACAACTGTCAAGTCTGGCACACTGTGTATTCAATTCCAAAAACGGTTCATTCCACGCGCCATCTGGGATAAATTCATCGCAGCCTGTATCCACAGATTCCAGCCTTTTGTAGTCCCTGGCAAATCACGTTTTAATAATTGTTACAGAGGTTTCGTCGCCTTAGCCATTGACCCAATCTGGAATATATTGATACACTGTAGTGGCAATGTGATGAAGCTCACTCTTTTCAAGATGAAGGATGATAGTCCAGTTGTACCGGGAACAGGCCATGCTATCCGGGTCGTGTTAGCTGAGGTCAATGAACCAATAAGGTCATCTGGAGTTCGACTACTACCTACACTGTCACCCGATAGTGAGGCCACGTGACGAGGCAGTAGAGGCGAAACTACTTCTTCAGACTTCACCACTGATATGTGTACAAATAGATGCCGGTGTCCAGAAAACGGAACCCatacacagacaacactatGATGTCTGGTTTCAGTCTCTTGCAGAGGTATGTTTAAGAACATAATGTCTCCTGTAAattgtttttgtcattattcAGCAGATAATTACAGCAAAAATCCTATTGGAAGTACATTTGTGATTTTACCTTGAAAGGCAATTTTAGTTGAACACTACCTATCCACCGAGTTGAGTGCCTCTAATGGTCTTCACATTGAATTACAAAAATGTGTACTTGGGTTTATCGTTCTTTCAGAATGCTGCACAAGTCTCAGGtgagttttttttctttacgaacaaaatattaataaggATAATAATTGTCAGATACAACAACTAGGTTTGCTCTTTTTCAAGTGGAATtgaattgattttgtttgattattgTGAGTTCTTCATCCGATTATATAAATAGGTGTTGACATACAAAGGCGCCCGACCTATAGAGAGCTTGGCCGTATCGCAAAATTCATCTACGAAGCTCATCATATGTTCTTCATAGAACTTGGACTTCAGGACGCAGAGATCAGCGGGATCCGACAAACTTGTGGTCATCTGTCCTTCCGGACACAGGTGACCAAGATCTTCCTCTCCTGGAGTAATCCCCGACTGGAAGTTAGTTTACAGCAGATTGTCATGGCAATGAACTCGCACGGATTGGATAGCACCTCTATGATGACGGAACTCGAGCAGATCCATACCGAGGACAATATTATTCCACAAGGTACTTAATATAGAAATAAGATACTAGAGGGAAAATATGCAAACTTTTACACAGTTTGTTTCAATAACGAAATGATGTTTTTACCTTTACTATGATATTTCAAGTGTTGCTTAGTTTTAATGGTTCTATGTTATATGCGGTATATTATTTGAAGTTCAGTACTTTTTCATATCTATgacatatatgatataaacaagAGGTCCGTAGGGCCTGTATCACTTATATGAAAATGACATCAGTCATTGGGAAATAT
This genomic stretch from Pecten maximus chromosome 16, xPecMax1.1, whole genome shotgun sequence harbors:
- the LOC117344761 gene encoding serine/threonine-protein phosphatase 6 regulatory ankyrin repeat subunit B-like, whose translation is MDYKDGDAHAAAIQGNLVQVKKLDESGYLWDKQDKFGDTPLMESIMYGHRNVAGFLIDKVSPATMEMKDRNNWNALHLMAKYGRPWRGIWNRIVENAPQCLVQKDTEGRTPIELLQLLSSKSEGHALLKTVLEEDAAHAAAVQGNLIQVKKLEESGYPLDKQDKFGETPLMESIMYGHRNVAGFLIDKVSPASTEIQNTRNNWNALHLMAKYGRPWRGIWNRIVENAPQCLVQKDTEGRTPTDLLQLLSSKSEGHASLKSILDEDYITSRAKDLVINGDLEEVKQLYSDGYPLKTQNLVGQTSLMLAIKHRREDIAKFLAKIIPESDVSIEDNRSRNALHYLAMLERPWKEVWQILSQKCPQLLYKNDEAKMSPMELVIMMQHKSSEHKSLYEYVMKNDLPRFVRELDEEAIRSYLGGLEEHAEETRNIKMMFIGHAMVGKTCLVKQLFGEHIDLQSHHSTNVAELHLRRLLLDMLTLERITGTSAKDIVLERLRMVSSKIKEDNRRIEPVSGLIKECKNGYIL
- the LOC117344762 gene encoding uncharacterized protein LOC117344762 produces the protein MPVHREDTDVSHDALILETDFVRSQSKSGLPTAKLTQQQKEVINLVLHQEVNDLYESKAFVTMYDFGGEDVFYNTHHSLMTSDSIYLLVFNAAACLKEDGENEGLESIVKWLQSIATYAVDVEESKKGTPPVLMIGSHMDLIEGPEVIKKEKLAKFLDKLKSVPGIPEIMEKHIKGFFPISHLYDSSKNKDVFLKMWKTIAEIAPLQSQWKKRIPGKWIALEFELLQKKESGVKVMTIEELMEMNKELTLPLDGVGNLKLFLRYLHLTGFMLCFDLESDNPIIVLNPQWVIDAFKYLITAIKFVCGLTDAERTLWKEFEETGRLPVEVLKMLWGKHPDSKFLDHMYVLVAVMERLGLLVKPLPNDKDDKVNYYVVPGMLKIAGDEETKLMENIVSESTTVKSGTLCIQFQKRFIPRAIWDKFIAACIHRFQPFVVPGKSRFNNCYRGFVALAIDPIWNILIHCSGNVMKLTLFKMKDDSPVVPGTGHAIRVVLAEVNEPIRSSGVRLLPTLSPDSEAT